Part of the Cytophagia bacterium CHB2 genome, CGGCGTCATCGAGAAATGCTGCCTGCGCTTCGAAAGACCGTTCTGGCCGGTCGACGTGGACTGGGTCGAGTTCGTCTCCGGCCGGCGCGGCGAGTGGGCCGAGTGGCTGAGCCTGGCGCGCGCCACGGGCACGCCGGTGCTGGTCGGCTTCCAAGGCGGCGCGCCGGCGCGCGCTCTCGCTGCGCTCGACGACGGCGCCCTAGTCGATGCGGCGCTGGGGGCGTTGCGCGCCATGTTCGGGAAGAAGGTGCCGGCTCCGGCGGGCGCGATCGTCACGCGCTGGGCGGCCGATCCGTTCGCGCGCGGCGCCTATTCGTTCAACGCGGTCGGCAGCGACGGCGCGATGCGCCGGGCGCTCGCCGAACCGGTCGACGGTCGGCTGTTCTTCGCCGGCGAGGCGACCTCGGCTGACTATTTCGCCACGACGCACGGCGCCTATCTGTCCGGGCTCGCCGCCGCGGACGCGGTTCTGTCGGCCTGATCGCCTCGATTGGGCAGGCCTACGCCGAAACCCACTCGCCCTTGCGCATGACCGGCACGGCGGAACCGTCGGCGGCCAGCCCGTCGCCCAGCTCGGAGCCATCGATCGCGGTCGTGAGCCCCAGGACGACGCCCTCGACATCCACCAGGTACCCCTGGTCCCCCACCCACCAGGCCACGATGGGTGTCCGCTCGAGCACCGAGATGGAGACGCGGTCGGGCACTGTGCCGGGGGCGGTGTTAATCCCGCTGAACGAACTCGGCCGCCGCATGAACACATTGCCGCGCGACCGGAAAATATTGACGATTTGCCGGTCAAGCCACCGCAGCCCCATCGCCGCGCGACAACTCAAGCGGGCGGGTTACGATGTGGTCAACGTCCTGGGGGGCACGATCGGCTGGTATCGGGCGGGGCTGCCCATGGTGAAACCGGACGACGGCGGAGCCGGCGCGGGGTAGCGCGAACGTCGCGACCGGGGGTATGCGGTTGTGCCGGATCACCCTGCGATCAGGCGTGCTCGGCGCTGGACGCCGGGCAATTCGGCCATGCCACCCTGATCGTCGGGCCGCCGCGGATCGGCAAGCGCCTGCTGGCGGAAACCGATCAAGAAATCATTTCCATTTGTTTCTCCTCGGGCTTCAACGATCTCGCGCACTTTTACCGCATTTTCAAACGCTATACCTCGCTTTCGCCGCGCCAATTCCGTCTCAATGCCGGCTACCATTCCGCGAAAATGGCAAAACACGAGCACTAAAAGGACTCACCGCCGCATCTTGTTGGGAAGCTGAAAAGAGGCGCGTAGGGATGCTCGCACGGATTCGTTACGCGCCGTTTCGATATTTCCGGTTCTGCAATTCACATTTCTGATTCCACGCCTGCCAGTCGCCAAACGGCATGTGCCTGCCTGCGACATATTTCGGCCACGGATTATACTCATTCACACCGCGCACCGCTTCACCGCGCAACATGAAAGCGCTGGGGTGTTTTTTCTCCGAGAGAATGCGCGTGCTTGCGGGAATATATCGTATCGTCAAGCCGCGGCGCCAGCGGCTGGAGGTGTTGGCATTGGAGCCATGAATGACGTTGGGATGATGCACGGAAACATCGCCGGCAGCCAGCAGGACATCAACCGCTTGGCTTTCATCGATCTGCGCCGGATCGATGCCAGAACCCAGCACGTTTGTGCCGTCGTTTTGTTGAACGAGTTCCTCCGGGGTAAGCAGCCGCATGTTTTGCGTGCGCGGCAGCACGCGCATGCAGCCGTTCTCCGCATCAGTGTTGTCAATTGCCAGCCAAAGCGTAACCACTTCCATTGGCTCTAACGGCCAATACGTACCATCTTGATGCCACAGCACTGCCTGCCCGTCATAAGGCCTTTTGCAAATATAGTGTGACGCAAAAAGCGCAATGTTCGGTCCGATGAACTGCTCCGCAACATCGAGCAGGCGATCATCACTGATGAGTCTCACCCAAAACGGATCGTCGGTCATCAAGAAATGATGAAGCTGCTCCGGACGCGTCTCCGGGTTCTTTTGCAAGAGCCAATCGACATGCTGCCGGGCCTCGCCAACCAAATCCGCATCGAGCACGTTGCGGAAGATGCTGTAACCTTCGTGATCGAAATGGGATTTGCTGCTGATTGTTGGGGATGGAGAAGAGTTCATGGATTTTCCTCGATTGGTTGCTTCGGTGTTTGAGTTTCGTGACTACACCGTAAATGAAAATCGTGGCGCCCTGGCCAGTGTGTGAGTACATCGCCAAATTCTTTTTGAATAGTACTCACGCGCCGGCGGGATTGGCATCACGCGGCCTGAAAATCGCGTGTGTGAATGTCATTTGCCTGTTGCATTTCTTCAGCGGCATAAGGCGCCGCCTCAGAGGCGGCGGCGCAATCCAGAATCTCATCGGGCTTGCTGGCGCCGGAGAGCACGAGTGAAATCTCCGCATGATCCAACACCCAGCGCAGCGCGGCCTGGGGCAGCGTGTCAATATCGCCGCGCATGAGAAAGTGAAGACGTTCGGTGTAATCCACCCGCGCCGCAATTTCCTCGCGCGAGTATCGGGCGTTCAGGCTCTGCGGCGGGAAAACGGTGTCACGCGTGATCGTGCCGGAGAGAAAGCCGTTTGCCAGCGATTCGCGCGCTATGATACCGAGGTTTTCGCGGCCCAAATCGCGGATGAGCTGGCGTGCTTCGCGATTCATCAGGCTGTACACGACTTGAATGACATCGATCCTTCTCTCCGCCGCCCAGGCGCGCGCCATTTGTTGCGTGTCTTCAAATTTGGAAATCGAATGCCCGACAAAGCGAATTTTGCCTTCGCCTTTGAGCTGGTCCAGCGCCTCCCACACGTCATCGTGAATTTCTTCCGCGCTGAACGGGGAGTGAAAGAACAGCACGTCGAGATGATCGCGCTGCAGGCGTCGCAAGCTTTCTTCCACTGAAGTGCGCGCCCGTTTGCCGTGAAAATTGGGAAGGTTGCCCTCGGTGGCATTCCGGCCGAATTTGCTGGAGATGATAACGTCATTGCGTTTTGCCCCCAGGCCTCTGCCCAGAATTTCCTCGGCGACGCCATCGCGCGTTGCCGTGCCGTACAACGGTGCAGTATCAAAGAAGTTGATGCCGCTGTCAAGCGCTGCGGCAATTGTGTTCAGCGCCTCACGCTCCGTTACGGTTCCGTAAATCTGAGAGGCAAAAGCCCACGTTCCCAGGCCGATCTCGCTGCAGCGCAAACCTGTGCGTCCCAAAGTGCGGTATTTCATCGCGAGTATTCCTCGAGTAGCTTTTGGATTTTCGGCGCCGCGTTTTTCAAAAACACCTGCAGCATTTCTGCACCCTCGGCGCTGCTGGCCCGTCGGGGATCTTCGCCCCACACGCCGTCCTCATCGAGCGTCGCCGCGCGCTTCGCAGGCAACAGGCTCAAATCGACCAACTCCGGTTTGAAGAGAAGTTGAAAGGAAGTTTCACCGCGCGCTGCATGATTTTTGGGAAATGCGCCTTCGAGCGGCTCCGAATCCGGCATTGCCCACAAACCAACTTGCGGGTGGCGCTCGCGAAAGGCCTCGGCAGCGGCTTGAATGGCTTTCACATGACCCTCGCCGTAATGCCCGGTGATGAGCACGATCACTTTGAAATCTTCGTCGGCAAGCTGCTCAAGAAACTCCAAACACAACTTGGTCACGGTTTCAGTGGCGTGCTCAATGGTGTGATGAAAGCCTTTGTAGGGTTTGATGGTGTCTGTGCCGGCGTACACCGCCGGCAAAACCACACCACCGGTTTCTTTGGCAAGCGCCTCACAAAGCCCCTGCGCTTTGATGCCATCCAGGCCAATCGGCGCGTGATAGCTGTGCCATTCCAACGCGCCCCAGGGCAAATAGGCGATGGGCGCCCGCGCGCGAATCGCTTCAATTTGCGCCGGACGCAGTTGCTCGTATTTTCCCCAAAGAAGTTGTACCAAGAGCGCCTCCGGTTTGATGATAGATTACTCTTTAATGCTGCCCGGACTTCTGTCATCCCGCAGGGAGCTTGTGACGCACCATGCACCCAGCCAAGAACATGATAAGATTCCTATTGAATGACAGGGCCAGAGGGCTACGCCAACGTCACTTGCTCCAAAATCCGTTGCATATTCCTGCCGAGAATGTTGCGCTTGTCTTCTTCTGAAATATTTGCATACGCCACCCAGCCGAATTGCGGAAACGGATCGCGCATCGGCGCATCCGAACCGTAGAGCACGCGCTCGGAGCCTAACTCGCGCACCATGTATTCGATCGTGCCGTTGGTGACCGAGGTGAACGTGATTTCCAAGAAACAGTTGGGAAATTCCTTCGCCAGCGCCACATGATGCCGCGCCACCGGCCAGGTCCAGCCGGAATGCGCCAAAATGAAATTGACATGCGGATAGCGCTTTGCCAAGTCTGGCATCTCTTGTTTGAAGTTGTCGGATGGGTGCATGAGCGCGAACAAATGATGCGCGTTGCCGTATTCCCACCAGGGCGTGTAACGCGGATCATTGTAGGGCGCGCCCATGCGCGGAAAATACGGCTTCATCCCGCGAAAACCGCATTTTTCATAATAATAGCGCAGCTCTTTCTCCCAATCCGTGACATAGTTGGGATCGAGCGCGGCATAGCCGACAATTTCTTCAGGGAATTCGATCATTGCTTGTCGCGTGTCGTCGTTGCCCAATTCGTAGTCCGTCCAAATCGCCGTCCATGCGCTGATGCAGGTTTTTTTCACACCAAGCCTGCGATTGCGCTCGACTACGCCCTTGCCATCGCATTCATTCATCACCACCATGGCCGCGCCGCGCGTGCCGCGCTGGCCCATGTGTGCATGCGCATCGATCACAATAGAGTCGGTAATGGGCTGACCCTGCAATGCCTTTGCGATGATGCCGTCTTGCGGCTGGTGTGCCGGATATTCCGGCGGAAGCTCGGGCAGGCGCAACAGCCGCTGCAAGTTTCCACCGGCAATGGCGCGGCGTTGTTCATCGTCAAGCTCGGAATAATCTACATAAGCGCGCGCCGCACCGATGCTTTTCTCCAACGCTTCTGAGCCGAACAACAATCGTTTATGGCCAATGCGCTTGCACCAAAATTCCAGCATGCGATTGCCCTGATAGTTGGAGAATTCGAAATACAAATTCGGAAAGCGATCAGCCAATGGAAGAAGCATGCGGGTGGCTTCCCAGCGCACGCTGTGCAGCAAGAAAGGCAGGCGGGGGAAATTTTCGCAAATCCATGCGACTTCCTGCCATTCGATTTGCACAGCCGGGCCATATTCGCCGCGATCGACGATGAGCAGTGTCTGTGTTTCCTGCATGGCCGCGAGAAGTTCACCCAGCGTGCCATGATCAACTGCGTGTCTGTAGAAGCGCGGAAAGGTCTTCAAGGCACGCACACCCTGGCGTTCCATTTCAGGCAATAAATCGTGAGGATGCGGAAACTCACCCGAGTGATGCGGCAGCGCCACCCAGCAGGGATACAGCCGCGGATGCTTGCGGCATTCGGCAAGCACCAGGGGATTGCCGACTTCCGGATGTACTTCCTTGGCTTGATGCGCATACACCAAAGCACCGTGCACACAGCAACGTTGCATCTCGTCGAGCAACTGCGCGGTGGTCCATGGCGCTTCAGGATCTTTGCCCGCGCGCCGGCCAATGGCAGCGAAGCTGTCGAAGTAACGAATGTCAGTGATGGTCATGGTTTAGAATTGATGAGGGGATTTGAATCTTGATTCATGGAGCTGTTCATTACTGCATTCGGGTCTTGGTCTCTTTAGAGTGAAATCGTTGTTCTCAAAGCAGCATTTTCCTCCAGCGGATAGAAACAACCCAACTGATAACGAGTTTTTTCATCTGCTGGGTTGTTTCAATCCGTTGGCAGGTTTTTTTGAGTTGCGGTTTGTCGCCGGGATCCTCCCACAAAAAACACCGGCTGTCATCCAGAAGAGATCTTGTGAAGCACCTTGCACACAGCCGAGTGCCACACAAGATGCCTGCTGAATGGCATGACGCACAGAGCGATTTGAAAATTTCAGCAGATCGCGCGCGCGGCCTCCCGCACTTTTTCCAAAGCCTGGTCGATATCGCCCGGCTGATGCGAAAAGTTGATGAACCAACGGTCGCTCGGAAAAACACCGCGTTTGAACACTTGCGCGAACAAGCGGCTTTGCCATTGCATGTTCTCCGCTTCGCCGGCGCCTTCGAACTGAATGTACGGCGCAGCCGCAACCCCGGCCGCATGCGCCGGCAGCCCGTTTTCCTTGATGATTTCCTGAAAACCATCACGCAAGCGCTTTCCCATTTTGTTGATGTGATCATGCACCGGTTGTGTGCGCATGATTGCCATCGTGGCTTTGCTGGCCGCCAGCGAAAGCGTTTCGCCGGCATAGGTCGTCGTGATGATCGTCTTTTCGAGCGTTTGCATGAACTCGCGTTTGCCGGCAAATGCTGAAACCGGATAACCGTTGGCCATGGCTTTCGCAAACGCCGCGAGATCCGGCGTAATGCCGTAGTATTCCTGCGCCCCGCCACGTGCCAGGCGAAAGCCGGTGAGCACTTCATCAAAGATCAACAAAGCACCGTACTGATCACATTTCTGGCGCAGCAACGCGAGAAATTCTTCGCCGGTATCCTCGTTCCATTCATAAGGCACCGTGATCGCGCCCGCCAGCTCACGGCCGTGTTCATTGAAAACGCGCTCGACGGCCTCGCGATCACCGTATTTGATTTCATGCACATACTCGTTCAACACCCGCGGCACGCCGGGATTGGGCCAGTTTAAGGCCGACCAGTCGTGATAGCCATGATAACCAATCGTGAGAATGTGCTCCCGGCCGGTATACGCGCGCGCCAGACGCACACAACTTGTGCAGGCGTCGGCGCCGGTTTTCATGAAGCGGATTTGTTCCACCCAAGGCACGTTCTGACAGAATGCCTCCGCCACGTCCAATTCGAGCGGACTGGCCATACTGAACAGCACGCCGTTTTCCATCTGCGCCCGCACCGCGGCTTCGACCTCGGGATAGCGATATCCCAAAATAATCGGACCCAGAGCGCAGCGAAAATCGATATACTCGCGATCGTCCAAGTCCCAGATGCGACAGCCTTGTCCGCGTTTGATGAACGGTGGCATGAATTCGCCGTACTCCGGCCGCCAGCGTTTGGCATTGGTTTGCGTGGCCCACGGCATGCGCGCGGTCGCGCGAGCATAATGTTCAGAATGTTTGGGAGTCATGGTTGTTTCGTTTGTTTGTAGTAGCCCCTTCTGGGGCTGGATCGAAATTTCTTAACTGCATGCAAGAGATGGCAGAACCTTCAAGGCGTGATTCTCAATTAAGGGTGAGCGCCTGAAGGCGCGACTACAAGCGGACAACGAACTTCAATCTCAAGGACAGGATTTTCCTGGGCCCAACTTCAAACCGCACGCGCTTGCCCGCTTCAACCTGCAATTCCTGCACATCGCGCTCGTTGAGTTGGGTCAGCCAAACCGAGCGCAGCGCACACGCTGAAACCAATTCGCCCGGCACGCTGACAGCGGTGGGATTATATATTCGCAAAATGAATCCTTGCTCATCCTCCGCCGGTTTGCACGCGGAGAGCACGAGTGACGAGGGCGAAAGCGCCATGCCGAATGGCGCGAGATCAACCGCCGGCTCGCCGCCTCGGCGCATGGCCAAAAAAGGCAGATGAAAATTCTCCAACTGTTCGTTGACATAGCCGTACGCTTCGAACTGCGAGGCCGTGTGCGGAATGATCGCGTAACGAAAAGTATGCGTGCCCGGACATTGCGCTTCGGGCGTGTAGGTGATCCAGCCCGCTTCACCGCCGGGCCGTGTGAGCAGATCGCCGCCGGACAGCCGCGCTACGCAACGCAATAATGTGATCGCGAGCGTACCCGGTTCTTCCGCTTTTAATTCATACTCTGGCATCCCGGCTGTGGCAATCGTCAATCCCCGTTCGCCCTCCAGAATGGTCACACCGCGCTGCATGGGGTGCACGGCCGTCGGCACTTCGATTTTGAATTCAGCAGGATTGACGGCATGATGCTCGCGCCGCGTGAGGCCAAATTGACTGTCGGCATAACTGATGTTCGTGCGAAATCCCGAAGGAAACAACACGCGCAAGCGATGATCTTTTGCAGTGTTTTCCACCGTCGTCTGAAATTCCACCCACGGCTGGTTGTGATATAGACTCACGCGCGTGCGAATCGGCAGTTGTACGCGGCGGCGCGCTCTGCTTCGGCGCGAATCCATCAAGCCTTCAGGCAGAGAAAGCGTGAGGGCGATCGCGAGCGTGGCGCGCAGAGGTCCGGTTTCCACGAGAGTCACGGTTGCGGCAGCGTCCTGCGAAGTGAAAATGGCATCCTTGCGGGGATAAGAATAATTGTATTCATCGCCGGCATCGCCGCCATCTTCGAACACATGCAGGCCGGAGAAGTGTTCGCCGGTGCGCTTGTCCAGCAAATTGATGGCGCCATTGCCCTGCACCTCTACGCGCAGATAATCATTTTCCAGAAAGTTCTCCTGCGCGCGCAAGCTGCTGTGATAAACCGGCATGCTTTTTTGCAATTCCACACGGTAGCGCGCGAACCCCAGGCCGGGAACCTGCGCCGCATCAACCAATACGTGAAAGCGTTCGGTGAGTCGCTTGGAAGGATAGGAATAGTCGCTATAGCGCAAGCCATGGCCTTCGGGTTCATGCTGCAAGATTTGATAGGGCACTTCATTACCCTTTTCATCGCGCAAACAGAAACCGGAAATGAGCGGCAGCGGTTTTTTGACACGCACAGTTGGATTCAATCCCACCACGATTTTTTGCCGGAAGAATTCCACCGACGCGGCCGCCACCTGGCTGGTATTGCGCATCTGCGGATTGAAAACCAAAACACTCTCGTGGCCTTCCCAGGCATCGGGATGAAGCTGGCGCACGGACTTGTCGATGATCGCTTCGCCCACTTGCTGCACTTTTTCGAAGCGCGTCATCATTTCGCGATGCACGGCATCGATGCTGCAGCCGCAGATTGAATCATGCGGATGATTTTGCAGGAGGAGTTTCCAGCCATGTTCCAGCATGGCAAAAAGCTGTTGCCGGCCCGCCAAGGTGGCCCACATGGTCAGCGGCTCGGCGTAGCGCGTCAGCATTTTCTCCGCGGCATGATTCGCCTGTTTGAGGTACATGCGCGAGGAATACACGCCCGATTGCACGGCAAAAGCGTAGCGAAAGCCCCAGTGCAATTCGCCCTCGACTTGCCCCAGCTCAATTTGATGCTCGCGCAAATGGTTCTTCACCGCTGCCGCATAAGCCGGGATGCTACTGTGGATGAATTCGCCTTGGCCCAGTGCGGTCATCACGTGCAACGCTTGCGGTAAATACGGCTCGGGAAAATGATGGTCGCCGCCGTTCATGCACAAACGATGCGGGGTGGTGGCGCGCGGGTCGAGAATCTCTTGCAGTTCGCGCGCTTTGCGGCGAAAGGCCTTATCATTGTTTTCGCCGATATACGCATCGCCATAACCGTTGGGCGGCAGGTGAATCATCAACACTTCGGAGCCTTCCGGCGCGACCCAGCGGTACTCGGATTTTTCCTGTCCCGGTTCTCCGCCGAAACCGCGATAGACAATTGCCGTGTCCATCTCGAAGCCGCGCAAAATGGCCGGCATCATGGCGAGGTGACTGAAGGAGTCTGGAAT contains:
- a CDS encoding FAD-dependent oxidoreductase → GVIEKCCLRFERPFWPVDVDWVEFVSGRRGEWAEWLSLARATGTPVLVGFQGGAPARALAALDDGALVDAALGALRAMFGKKVPAPAGAIVTRWAADPFARGAYSFNAVGSDGAMRRALAEPVDGRLFFAGEATSADYFATTHGAYLSGLAAADAVLSA
- a CDS encoding rhodanese-like domain-containing protein, giving the protein MTGTAEPSAASPSPSSEPSIAVVSPRTTPSTSTRYPWSPTHQATMGVRSSTEMETRSGTVPGAVLIPLNELGRRMNTLPRDRKILTICRSSHRSPIAARQLKRAGYDVVNVLGGTIGWYRAGLPMVKPDDGGAGAG
- a CDS encoding helix-turn-helix domain-containing protein: MDDLPVKPPQPHRRATTQAGGLRCGQRPGGHDRLVSGGAAHGETGRRRSRRGVARTSRPGVCGCAGSPCDQACSALDAGQFGHATLIVGPPRIGKRLLAETDQEIISICFSSGFNDLAHFYRIFKRYTSLSPRQFRLNAGYHSAKMAKHEH
- a CDS encoding phytanoyl-CoA dioxygenase family protein, with protein sequence MNSSPSPTISSKSHFDHEGYSIFRNVLDADLVGEARQHVDWLLQKNPETRPEQLHHFLMTDDPFWVRLISDDRLLDVAEQFIGPNIALFASHYICKRPYDGQAVLWHQDGTYWPLEPMEVVTLWLAIDNTDAENGCMRVLPRTQNMRLLTPEELVQQNDGTNVLGSGIDPAQIDESQAVDVLLAAGDVSVHHPNVIHGSNANTSSRWRRGLTIRYIPASTRILSEKKHPSAFMLRGEAVRGVNEYNPWPKYVAGRHMPFGDWQAWNQKCELQNRKYRNGA
- a CDS encoding aldo/keto reductase; protein product: MKYRTLGRTGLRCSEIGLGTWAFASQIYGTVTEREALNTIAAALDSGINFFDTAPLYGTATRDGVAEEILGRGLGAKRNDVIISSKFGRNATEGNLPNFHGKRARTSVEESLRRLQRDHLDVLFFHSPFSAEEIHDDVWEALDQLKGEGKIRFVGHSISKFEDTQQMARAWAAERRIDVIQVVYSLMNREARQLIRDLGRENLGIIARESLANGFLSGTITRDTVFPPQSLNARYSREEIAARVDYTERLHFLMRGDIDTLPQAALRWVLDHAEISLVLSGASKPDEILDCAAASEAAPYAAEEMQQANDIHTRDFQAA
- a CDS encoding creatininase family protein, yielding MIKPEALLVQLLWGKYEQLRPAQIEAIRARAPIAYLPWGALEWHSYHAPIGLDGIKAQGLCEALAKETGGVVLPAVYAGTDTIKPYKGFHHTIEHATETVTKLCLEFLEQLADEDFKVIVLITGHYGEGHVKAIQAAAEAFRERHPQVGLWAMPDSEPLEGAFPKNHAARGETSFQLLFKPELVDLSLLPAKRAATLDEDGVWGEDPRRASSAEGAEMLQVFLKNAAPKIQKLLEEYSR
- a CDS encoding aminotransferase class III-fold pyridoxal phosphate-dependent enzyme, which translates into the protein MTPKHSEHYARATARMPWATQTNAKRWRPEYGEFMPPFIKRGQGCRIWDLDDREYIDFRCALGPIILGYRYPEVEAAVRAQMENGVLFSMASPLELDVAEAFCQNVPWVEQIRFMKTGADACTSCVRLARAYTGREHILTIGYHGYHDWSALNWPNPGVPRVLNEYVHEIKYGDREAVERVFNEHGRELAGAITVPYEWNEDTGEEFLALLRQKCDQYGALLIFDEVLTGFRLARGGAQEYYGITPDLAAFAKAMANGYPVSAFAGKREFMQTLEKTIITTTYAGETLSLAASKATMAIMRTQPVHDHINKMGKRLRDGFQEIIKENGLPAHAAGVAAAPYIQFEGAGEAENMQWQSRLFAQVFKRGVFPSDRWFINFSHQPGDIDQALEKVREAARAIC